In Pseudomonadota bacterium, the following are encoded in one genomic region:
- a CDS encoding glycosyltransferase family 2 protein, which produces MKLIIQIPCLNEAEALVVTLRALPRDVPGFNKVEWLIIDDGSTDDTVDVARANGVDHVVRHMRNQGLARAFMTGLDTCLRLGADVIVNTDADNQYHAGDIPSLTEPILASRADIVVGARPIETIAHFSPIKKILQRLGSWVVRVASRTDIPDAPSGFRAMSRAAARWLVVFNDHTYTLETIIQAGQKNMAIISVPVRVNENLRPSRLVKSLPSYIKRSMVTIVRIFVIYRPFRFFASIGLVLFGTGFLIGLRYLWYYLQGAGGGHVQSLILAGVLLTMGFQAVLVAFIADLLAANRKLLEDVRCRLKFRDDVDLKKDRRVGEAVSDDISEARE; this is translated from the coding sequence GTGAAACTGATCATTCAGATCCCCTGCTTGAACGAAGCCGAGGCCCTCGTGGTCACTCTGCGAGCCCTGCCCCGCGATGTCCCAGGTTTCAACAAGGTTGAATGGCTGATCATAGATGACGGCAGCACCGACGACACCGTGGATGTTGCCCGGGCAAACGGTGTCGATCATGTTGTCAGGCATATGCGAAACCAGGGTCTGGCCCGTGCTTTCATGACCGGATTGGACACCTGCCTGCGGCTTGGCGCCGACGTCATTGTCAATACTGATGCCGACAATCAATATCATGCCGGAGATATTCCGTCTTTGACGGAACCGATTCTTGCGAGCCGCGCCGATATCGTGGTCGGCGCGCGGCCGATTGAAACCATCGCGCATTTTTCTCCGATCAAGAAGATTCTGCAAAGGCTGGGCAGCTGGGTGGTGCGGGTGGCCAGTAGAACCGATATCCCCGATGCTCCCAGCGGCTTTCGGGCCATGAGTCGTGCCGCCGCCCGGTGGTTAGTGGTTTTCAATGATCATACCTATACCCTGGAGACCATCATTCAGGCCGGGCAAAAAAACATGGCCATTATCTCGGTACCGGTCCGGGTGAACGAAAATTTGCGTCCGTCACGTCTGGTGAAAAGTCTTCCGTCATATATCAAACGCAGCATGGTTACCATCGTCCGCATTTTTGTCATTTATCGTCCCTTTCGGTTTTTCGCTTCAATCGGCTTGGTCTTGTTCGGGACCGGCTTTCTGATCGGGCTGCGGTATCTGTGGTATTACCTGCAAGGCGCGGGTGGCGGTCATGTTCAATCGTTGATTCTGGCGGGTGTCCTGCTGACCATGGGGTTTCAGGCGGTGCTGGTTGCCTTCATTGCGGATTTGCTGGCGGCGAATCGAAAGTTGCTGGAGGATGTGAGGTGTCGATTGAAGTTCCGAGACGATGTGGATCTGAAAAAAGATCGCCGGGTCGGTGAAGCTGTATCTGATGACATTTCTGAAGCGCGGGAATGA
- a CDS encoding RluA family pseudouridine synthase: MRLSIVHETDAYLIVDKPSGLITEMNPFEDSLENQVKEYLSRQKRKVFIGVVHRLDKVTSGIVLFCKKKSAVKHFSALFENRAIQKTYLAVVSGRLSFPSRSLANYLEKDLKNKKALVSDTKGENSKSCVLFYRTIEASNERSLLLVEPKTGRYHQIRAQLAYSGHPIIGDKLYNSPERYLPGEICLHAYKLQFRDFGRDTILEIKTKYPDKVVWDNYARRFTCGQKV, encoded by the coding sequence ATGAGATTATCAATTGTTCACGAAACCGATGCTTACCTGATTGTCGATAAACCATCGGGACTGATCACGGAGATGAATCCCTTTGAAGATTCACTCGAAAATCAGGTCAAAGAATATCTCTCTCGGCAAAAAAGAAAGGTTTTTATCGGGGTGGTTCATCGCCTGGACAAGGTCACGAGCGGAATTGTTTTGTTTTGTAAAAAGAAAAGCGCTGTAAAGCATTTCAGTGCCCTGTTCGAAAACAGGGCGATCCAAAAAACATATCTTGCGGTAGTTTCAGGGAGACTGAGTTTTCCGAGCAGAAGCCTGGCGAATTATCTGGAAAAGGATCTGAAAAACAAGAAGGCTCTTGTCAGCGACACCAAAGGGGAAAACTCTAAGTCATGCGTGTTGTTTTACCGGACTATCGAAGCAAGCAACGAGAGAAGTCTGCTCCTGGTGGAACCCAAAACAGGTCGTTATCATCAGATCAGGGCTCAGCTGGCGTATAGTGGTCACCCCATCATCGGTGATAAACTCTACAACAGCCCTGAGCGCTACCTGCCCGGCGAGATCTGCCTGCATGCCTACAAGCTGCAGTTCAGAGACTTCGGCCGCGATACAATCCTGGAAATTAAAACAAAATATCCTGATAAGGTTGTATGGGACAACTATGCGAGGCGTTTTACCTGCGGCCAAAAGGTATAA
- a CDS encoding glycosyltransferase gives MSWRDVARRLVDAATEKETISVRPTTRVAVLDMQPIDPPVGGGRLRLLGLYHSMGKNLQCRYIGSYDWPGEKFRCHSLGETLEEIDVPLSHAHHAAAEGLKLKAKGKTVIDLSFSTLAHLSPQYLAEVRRAVLDAEVVVFSHPWVYPLVADHVAHSQIVVYDSHNVEGYLRAQLLNEENPPEASLLRQVVTDEYALGCRADLIMACSQEDLERFNRIYEFDMGKMRVVPNGVMAFASYPPTPDERIDAKKELQWKPESFVGIFIGSSYGPNQDAAEFIVNELATALPDVTFVIAGGVGGSLIVHNKPNVVITGAVSEAQKLKLLRAGDIAVNPMFSGSGTNIKIFDFMAAGLPVVTTATGARGINQGGRDAFRVVDEDVASFAEMIREMKRDPDLRLRMGKEARICVEENYSWERISQITGLLLSSRSDLAGQAKPLFSVIIPTYERHDQLSRLVDCLKAQIERDFEVIIIDQSSESWNGRNREHGFPFTYYHSPVKGAVRARNTGALLAQGEIIAFTDDDCMPEPFWLLNARRYFEDQKNIGLEGQITSDHFDDPEWRPVTNIGFEGLGFMTANLMVRSSIFQALGGFDLQFDRPHFREDTDFGWRMQALGRVPYAKDVKVFHPAQSRHHERESIDARARFFEKDALLFKKHPERYQELFFAERHFEHTEGFFEHLARGFTLHDLEIPEWMKAVLRDQAEKLTPSK, from the coding sequence ATGTCATGGCGCGATGTGGCTAGGCGACTGGTCGACGCCGCGACCGAAAAGGAAACGATTAGTGTCAGGCCGACAACCCGCGTTGCGGTGCTGGATATGCAGCCGATCGATCCTCCGGTAGGGGGTGGCCGATTAAGACTGTTGGGACTCTATCACTCCATGGGAAAGAACCTTCAGTGTCGATATATCGGTTCTTACGATTGGCCGGGAGAAAAATTCCGTTGTCACAGCTTAGGTGAAACGCTTGAAGAAATAGACGTTCCGTTAAGCCACGCTCATCATGCGGCGGCGGAGGGGCTGAAGCTCAAGGCAAAAGGTAAAACCGTAATCGATCTTTCCTTCAGCACCTTGGCGCATCTGTCGCCGCAATATCTGGCGGAGGTGCGGCGAGCCGTTCTTGACGCCGAAGTGGTTGTTTTTTCGCACCCCTGGGTTTATCCTCTGGTGGCGGATCATGTTGCTCACAGCCAGATTGTCGTCTATGATTCTCACAATGTTGAAGGCTATCTCCGGGCGCAGTTGCTGAACGAGGAGAATCCGCCTGAGGCGAGTCTCTTGCGCCAGGTTGTAACAGATGAATATGCGCTTGGCTGCAGGGCCGATTTGATCATGGCCTGCTCTCAGGAGGATCTTGAGCGATTCAATCGGATCTATGAGTTTGACATGGGCAAAATGAGGGTCGTGCCTAACGGGGTGATGGCGTTTGCGTCATATCCTCCCACGCCGGATGAACGAATCGACGCGAAAAAGGAGCTGCAGTGGAAGCCGGAGTCGTTTGTCGGGATTTTTATCGGCAGTTCCTATGGTCCAAACCAGGATGCGGCGGAGTTTATAGTGAATGAACTTGCGACAGCACTGCCCGATGTAACTTTTGTGATTGCCGGGGGTGTGGGTGGTTCGTTGATCGTTCACAACAAGCCAAACGTAGTTATTACAGGTGCGGTCAGCGAAGCACAGAAGCTTAAACTACTGCGAGCCGGCGACATTGCCGTAAATCCGATGTTTTCGGGTTCCGGCACGAATATCAAGATTTTTGATTTCATGGCGGCGGGCTTGCCGGTTGTGACCACCGCTACCGGAGCCCGGGGTATTAATCAAGGCGGCCGGGATGCCTTCCGGGTGGTGGATGAGGATGTAGCCTCGTTTGCCGAAATGATCCGGGAAATGAAGCGCGATCCGGATCTTCGCTTGCGGATGGGTAAAGAGGCGCGAATCTGTGTCGAGGAGAATTACTCCTGGGAGCGAATTTCTCAGATTACAGGCTTGCTTCTCAGTTCCAGAAGCGATCTGGCGGGCCAGGCAAAACCGTTATTTTCCGTGATCATTCCCACATATGAGCGGCATGACCAGCTCTCCCGGCTTGTTGATTGTCTGAAAGCTCAGATCGAGCGTGATTTCGAGGTCATTATTATCGATCAGAGTTCAGAATCATGGAATGGTCGGAACCGGGAACATGGGTTTCCCTTTACGTATTATCATTCCCCGGTTAAAGGGGCGGTTAGAGCGCGTAATACAGGGGCTTTGCTCGCACAAGGTGAAATTATCGCCTTTACCGACGACGATTGCATGCCTGAGCCTTTTTGGTTGTTAAACGCGCGTAGATATTTTGAGGATCAGAAAAATATAGGGCTGGAAGGCCAGATTACGTCTGATCATTTTGATGATCCTGAATGGCGCCCGGTGACCAATATTGGTTTCGAAGGGCTTGGCTTCATGACCGCCAATCTCATGGTGCGTTCATCGATATTCCAGGCTTTGGGCGGTTTTGATTTGCAGTTCGATCGCCCGCATTTCCGTGAAGACACCGATTTCGGCTGGCGCATGCAGGCGCTTGGCCGGGTTCCCTACGCCAAAGATGTTAAAGTCTTTCATCCGGCGCAATCCCGTCATCATGAACGCGAGTCGATTGATGCTCGCGCCCGTTTCTTTGAGAAAGATGCGCTGCTTTTTAAAAAACACCCTGAACGCTATCAGGAACTTTTTTTTGCCGAGCGACATTTTGAGCATACGGAAGGCTTTTTTGAGCATCTGGCCAGAGGGTTCACCTTGCACGATCTTGAAATTCCCGAGTGGATGAAAGCGGTTTTACGGGATCAAGCCGAAAAACTCACCCCGAGCAAATAG
- a CDS encoding glycosyltransferase family 4 protein, which translates to MLALFPEADLFCLVDFLPPGKRGFIGGKTSTTSFIQKLPLARGKYRLYLPLMPLAIEQFDLSAYDLVISCNHAVAKGVITGPDQLHISYVYSPMRYAWDLQFQYLRQAGLDSGLKSLPARWLLHKMRLWDYRTATGVDHYLAISDFIARRIKKIYGRSSTIIHPPVAADYFTPGTEKKEDFYLTVSRLVPYKHIDVLIKAFAISPKRKLLIIGGGPEEKKLRALAPNNVSLLGFQETDKVRNFMRRARAFLFAAEEDFGIVPLEAQACGTPVIAYGRGGVRETIVPPENPFGKPATGLFFNAQQPQSLLHAIERFENQEKNFPATACRENAQRFDTDIFRRRFYEFVIEKYDEFVREKF; encoded by the coding sequence ATGCTTGCGCTTTTTCCCGAAGCCGACCTCTTCTGCCTGGTTGATTTTCTGCCTCCCGGCAAACGCGGCTTCATCGGCGGAAAAACCAGCACCACCAGTTTCATCCAGAAACTCCCCTTGGCCCGGGGGAAATACCGTCTCTATCTGCCCTTGATGCCCCTGGCGATCGAACAATTCGACCTGAGCGCCTACGATCTGGTTATCTCCTGCAACCATGCGGTCGCCAAAGGCGTCATAACCGGCCCTGACCAATTGCATATTTCATACGTTTACAGTCCCATGCGTTACGCCTGGGACTTACAATTTCAATACCTGCGCCAGGCGGGCCTCGACAGCGGACTGAAAAGCTTGCCGGCACGCTGGCTGCTGCACAAAATGAGGCTCTGGGATTACAGAACCGCGACCGGGGTTGATCATTATCTGGCCATTTCTGATTTTATTGCTCGGCGCATAAAAAAAATCTACGGCCGCAGCAGCACCATCATCCATCCTCCGGTGGCAGCCGACTATTTCACCCCCGGAACGGAAAAAAAAGAAGATTTCTACCTGACCGTCTCGCGCCTGGTGCCTTACAAGCATATCGATGTCCTGATCAAAGCCTTCGCCATTAGTCCGAAGCGCAAGCTGCTGATCATCGGCGGCGGCCCCGAGGAAAAAAAACTGCGCGCGCTCGCCCCTAACAATGTCAGCTTGCTCGGTTTTCAGGAAACCGACAAGGTTCGGAATTTCATGCGCCGGGCAAGGGCTTTTCTTTTTGCCGCGGAGGAGGACTTCGGCATCGTCCCCCTGGAGGCCCAGGCTTGCGGGACGCCGGTTATCGCCTATGGCCGGGGCGGCGTCCGGGAAACCATTGTCCCCCCGGAAAATCCTTTCGGCAAACCCGCCACCGGCCTTTTTTTCAACGCCCAGCAGCCGCAAAGTCTGTTGCACGCAATCGAGCGTTTCGAAAACCAGGAAAAAAATTTCCCGGCCACGGCCTGCCGGGAAAACGCCCAGCGCTTCGACACCGATATCTTCCGGCGGAGGTTTTACGAATTCGTCATCGAAAAATATGACGAATTCGTAAGGGAAAAGTTCTGA
- a CDS encoding ABC transporter ATP-binding protein, protein MGRVSVKNLGKAYKSYPTRWSRLQEWLSPFAAVRHRRNWILRRINFSVEPGEAVGIIGVNGAGKSTLLKLITGTTKPTEGEVVISGRVSAMLELGMGFHPEFTGRQNVFMAAQLMGFLPEEIQALQPEIEAFAEIGDYLDQPVRVYSSGMQMRLAFSVATARRPDVLIVDEALSVGDVYFQHKSFDRIRRFREQGTTLLLVSHDKGAIQSLCDRAILLNAGRIAKEGDPETVMDYYNAMLAAHQEQEIRQIQREDGRIQTISGSGEAVIKDIRLLNQQNEPIEVVNVGQQVRLKIEVEARTGLPELVLGYMIKDRLGQPIFGTNSSHLKGKLNDVAAGTVITFIFSFTANLGPGNYSVAVALHTAETHLGKNYEWKDLAATFNVINFDRESFVGSAWLPPTMEYF, encoded by the coding sequence ATGGGACGGGTCAGCGTGAAAAATTTAGGCAAGGCCTACAAAAGTTATCCCACGCGCTGGTCCCGCCTGCAGGAGTGGCTATCGCCTTTTGCTGCAGTTCGCCATCGACGGAACTGGATACTGCGAAGAATAAATTTTTCGGTCGAGCCCGGGGAAGCGGTCGGAATTATCGGGGTCAACGGTGCCGGTAAAAGTACCTTGTTGAAACTAATAACCGGTACGACGAAGCCGACCGAGGGCGAGGTGGTTATCAGCGGGCGGGTTTCGGCGATGCTGGAACTGGGCATGGGCTTTCATCCGGAATTCACCGGTCGGCAGAATGTTTTTATGGCGGCCCAGCTTATGGGCTTTTTGCCCGAAGAGATTCAGGCCTTGCAGCCGGAGATCGAGGCCTTCGCCGAGATCGGTGACTATCTCGATCAGCCGGTGCGGGTTTATTCCAGTGGCATGCAGATGCGCCTGGCCTTCAGTGTCGCTACCGCTCGACGTCCCGATGTTTTGATCGTCGATGAGGCCCTTTCGGTCGGCGACGTCTATTTCCAGCATAAAAGTTTTGATCGGATACGCCGGTTTCGTGAGCAAGGCACTACCCTGTTGCTGGTTTCCCATGATAAAGGAGCCATTCAGTCCCTTTGTGACCGGGCGATTCTGCTTAACGCCGGGCGGATAGCAAAGGAAGGCGACCCCGAAACGGTTATGGACTATTACAACGCCATGCTGGCCGCGCATCAAGAACAAGAGATCAGACAAATTCAGCGTGAGGACGGCAGGATTCAGACCATTTCCGGCTCCGGCGAAGCCGTGATTAAAGATATCAGGCTTCTGAATCAACAAAATGAGCCCATCGAGGTCGTCAACGTCGGGCAGCAGGTCAGGTTGAAAATCGAGGTCGAGGCCCGGACTGGGCTTCCGGAACTCGTACTTGGCTACATGATCAAGGACAGATTGGGACAACCCATCTTCGGAACCAACTCCAGCCACCTCAAAGGCAAGCTCAACGACGTTGCGGCGGGGACGGTAATCACCTTCATTTTCAGTTTCACGGCCAATCTGGGTCCTGGGAATTATTCCGTGGCCGTTGCGCTGCATACCGCCGAAACCCATCTCGGCAAAAATTATGAATGGAAGGATCTGGCCGCCACCTTCAACGTTATCAATTTTGACCGGGAAAGTTTTGTCGGAAGCGCCTGGCTTCCCCCGACCATGGAGTATTTTTGA
- a CDS encoding ABC transporter permease codes for MNIWQELWDYRGFIKGSVKREFQLKYQKSMLGAAWNIINPLAMIIVYTVVFSKVMQARLPGAGGTFSYSIFLCSGVLAWGLFTEVTLRAQNVFIDNANLIKKLSFPRITLPIIVLASALINFAIGFSLFVGFLLLSGNFPGWSFLAVIPVLGLQLFMAIGLGVILGVLNVFFRDVGQLYGVVLQFWFWFTPIVYSPAILPERLKTWLCLNPLAAIMNAYQGIFVEGLAPQWGSLIYPALLGIIFCLCGLRLYRRCSGDMVDEL; via the coding sequence ATGAACATCTGGCAGGAACTGTGGGATTATCGCGGCTTCATTAAGGGAAGCGTAAAAAGGGAGTTTCAGCTCAAATACCAGAAATCGATGTTAGGCGCCGCATGGAATATTATCAATCCGCTGGCGATGATCATCGTCTATACTGTGGTTTTTTCCAAGGTCATGCAGGCCCGGCTCCCCGGAGCCGGAGGGACCTTTTCATACAGTATTTTCCTTTGCTCCGGGGTTCTGGCCTGGGGGTTGTTCACAGAGGTAACGCTTCGAGCTCAGAACGTTTTCATCGATAACGCAAATCTGATTAAAAAACTTTCCTTTCCTCGAATTACCCTGCCGATCATAGTTCTGGCCTCGGCGTTGATAAATTTTGCCATCGGATTTAGTCTTTTTGTCGGATTTCTACTGCTGTCGGGTAACTTTCCGGGATGGAGTTTTCTGGCCGTAATTCCGGTGCTGGGATTGCAGCTGTTTATGGCGATCGGGTTGGGCGTGATTCTCGGAGTGCTTAACGTTTTTTTTCGGGACGTCGGCCAACTGTATGGGGTGGTCTTGCAGTTTTGGTTCTGGTTTACGCCGATTGTTTACTCACCGGCAATCCTGCCGGAAAGGTTGAAAACCTGGTTGTGTTTAAACCCGCTTGCCGCCATCATGAACGCTTATCAGGGGATCTTTGTTGAAGGTCTGGCACCGCAATGGGGCAGTCTGATCTATCCCGCTCTTCTCGGCATAATTTTTTGCCTTTGCGGACTGCGACTGTATCGACGTTGTTCGGGGGATATGGTGGATGAACTCTGA
- a CDS encoding class I SAM-dependent methyltransferase encodes MSDTFYKAFEEKFRGSRDLIRTRINAFIPFITPLEKLYPGASAVDLGCGRGEWLEVLQKVGFLPVGIDLDGEMLQDCKELNMSVRQGDGISYLAGLPDESLVLISAFHVAEHLTFDQLRKMVEEAVRVLKPGGLLIMETPNPENLVVATRNFYLDPTHHHPLPPELLSFLPEYYGFARSKILRLQEASELVNKESPALADVLAGVSPDYAVIAQKNAPFDSLGLFDQAFGEEYGISLDTIVERFDERLNAFGRNIPVEWVNNYVALKIAAEKKEQELAEQKKVIEDQVTALAERQKLLEASKQELHEIYRSKSWKSILFLRFIKQELKKIGREVKNIFRLVKVGMQKVLQRISVWLRLHPKIKNRLLQYMRKCPGLEVRLRQMARDADIGEVRVMTTGKLSEDVLLGRIRLELEENQRKNKID; translated from the coding sequence ATGAGCGATACCTTTTACAAAGCCTTTGAGGAAAAATTCAGGGGCTCACGTGATCTGATTCGCACGCGCATAAACGCATTCATACCTTTTATCACACCTCTGGAAAAACTCTATCCCGGGGCCTCGGCAGTTGATCTGGGCTGTGGGCGAGGAGAGTGGTTAGAGGTCTTACAGAAAGTAGGATTTTTACCCGTCGGCATAGATCTGGACGGCGAAATGCTGCAAGATTGCAAAGAACTGAACATGTCCGTACGACAGGGTGACGGGATAAGCTATCTTGCCGGTCTTCCCGATGAAAGCCTGGTCTTGATCTCGGCCTTTCATGTGGCGGAACATCTTACTTTCGATCAGCTGAGAAAGATGGTCGAAGAAGCCGTGCGTGTCTTGAAACCGGGCGGTCTTCTGATCATGGAAACCCCCAACCCGGAAAACTTGGTCGTCGCCACCCGTAATTTTTACCTGGATCCGACGCACCATCATCCCCTTCCGCCCGAGCTGCTTTCATTTCTGCCGGAGTATTACGGTTTTGCCCGCAGCAAAATTTTGCGACTTCAGGAAGCGTCGGAGCTGGTCAATAAAGAATCTCCGGCGCTGGCTGATGTCCTGGCCGGAGTCAGTCCCGATTATGCCGTTATTGCCCAAAAAAACGCGCCTTTCGACAGCCTCGGACTTTTCGATCAGGCTTTCGGCGAAGAGTACGGTATATCACTGGATACCATTGTCGAGCGTTTTGATGAAAGGTTAAACGCATTTGGACGAAATATTCCTGTTGAGTGGGTAAATAATTATGTCGCGTTGAAGATAGCGGCTGAAAAAAAAGAACAAGAGCTTGCGGAGCAGAAGAAGGTGATTGAGGATCAAGTGACAGCTTTAGCTGAGAGGCAAAAACTCCTGGAAGCGTCGAAGCAAGAACTTCACGAGATTTATCGCAGCAAATCATGGAAGTCTATATTGTTTCTTCGCTTCATAAAGCAGGAGCTGAAAAAAATCGGCCGGGAAGTTAAGAATATTTTTCGGCTGGTAAAGGTCGGTATGCAAAAGGTTCTGCAGCGAATCTCAGTTTGGTTGCGTTTGCATCCGAAAATAAAGAACCGGCTCCTGCAATATATGCGTAAGTGTCCGGGCCTGGAAGTAAGGTTGCGACAAATGGCGCGAGATGCCGATATCGGAGAGGTCAGGGTGATGACTACGGGAAAGCTTTCCGAGGATGTGCTGCTCGGGCGGATCAGACTGGAACTTGAAGAAAACCAGCGCAAGAACAAAATAGATTGA
- a CDS encoding sulfotransferase, with the protein MEKLNQPFFIVGCGRSGTSLLRAILNNHRDIAIPTESLFITDYLKACRKKKLRELICLLIKEPEIREWGIELDENDFEKCRNLVEVIDLCHLKYADIKGKKIWGQKTPRFVRELDLLASNFPEARFIHLIRDPRAVVESLIRSNVHRSNAYFGALRWNTDVQHGLDFEEKYPDKVFRVHYEDLVKNSESTIKSILDFLKLPDYQESISAGFAGVEEYSKFYKKIHANLNRKLSTEFIDSWQERLSAEDIEIVESITRKQMLNLGYQPVTSKATTISAGKIAVLRSERFKGLLKQLFHYTWYRPRYLYRLVLRKWKLGLLGNFFRAVNY; encoded by the coding sequence ATGGAAAAACTAAATCAGCCTTTTTTTATTGTGGGTTGCGGAAGAAGTGGAACTTCACTTTTAAGGGCTATACTGAATAATCATCGGGATATCGCTATCCCGACGGAATCATTGTTCATCACGGATTATCTGAAGGCTTGCCGCAAGAAAAAACTGCGTGAATTGATATGTCTTTTGATTAAGGAACCGGAAATTCGCGAATGGGGGATAGAACTGGATGAAAATGATTTTGAGAAATGTCGAAACCTCGTTGAGGTGATCGATTTATGCCATCTGAAATACGCTGATATTAAAGGGAAAAAAATTTGGGGGCAAAAAACCCCGCGTTTTGTTCGGGAACTTGATTTGCTGGCGAGTAATTTTCCGGAAGCTCGTTTTATTCATCTTATTCGCGATCCCAGGGCCGTGGTGGAGTCATTGATCCGGTCCAATGTTCACCGTAGCAATGCTTATTTTGGCGCGCTGAGATGGAATACTGATGTCCAGCATGGACTGGATTTTGAGGAAAAATATCCGGATAAGGTTTTTCGGGTGCACTATGAAGATCTGGTTAAAAACAGTGAGTCTACCATTAAGAGCATATTGGATTTTCTAAAGCTTCCCGATTACCAGGAGTCGATTTCAGCTGGTTTCGCCGGAGTCGAGGAGTATTCTAAATTCTACAAAAAGATACATGCCAATTTGAACCGAAAACTATCAACGGAGTTCATTGATTCTTGGCAAGAGCGGCTGTCTGCTGAAGATATAGAGATTGTGGAGTCCATCACCCGCAAGCAGATGTTGAATTTGGGGTACCAGCCGGTCACCAGTAAGGCTACGACGATTTCCGCTGGTAAAATAGCTGTATTGCGGAGCGAAAGATTCAAGGGGTTGTTGAAACAGCTTTTTCATTATACCTGGTACCGGCCAAGGTATCTCTATAGACTTGTACTGCGTAAATGGAAGCTGGGTTTGCTGGGAAATTTTTTCAGAGCGGTAAACTATTGA
- a CDS encoding glycosyltransferase family 1 protein produces MMPLFVNARFLTQQVTGTQRFAVNIARELKRLRPETIFLAPPAIMNQHAASELGVEIIGARSYRLYQKLNLPANLLWEQIDLPLHLARRGRPRLLNLVNTAPYFYQNNLVTIHDLAFRLFPEFFSRQFAALYNLLLPRLARRARQVITVSRHSKQDIHSYFKIPPDKITVVYNAVDPGQKARDNDSSPYPWPYILAAGAKDPRKNMARLIAAFLELSDSDLRLVIVGNGDHRVFSGSPPHAENKLTDRNQDKVIFTGYIEDRQLTSLYSHAVCFCYPSLYEGFGLPPLEAQAQGCPVIVSNRASLPEVFGDSALYCDPEKISDINEKLRIIIMDEELRSRLKQKGLGNCGRFSWRESAERILAIE; encoded by the coding sequence ATGATGCCTCTATTTGTAAACGCACGCTTTCTGACTCAACAGGTAACCGGCACGCAGCGCTTTGCCGTCAATATCGCGCGCGAGCTGAAGCGACTGCGGCCCGAAACCATCTTCCTCGCCCCGCCGGCGATCATGAACCAACATGCGGCTTCCGAACTGGGCGTCGAAATCATCGGCGCGAGAAGCTATCGGCTCTACCAAAAGTTGAATTTACCCGCCAATCTGCTCTGGGAACAGATCGACCTGCCCCTCCACCTTGCACGTCGCGGCCGGCCGCGCCTGCTTAATCTGGTCAATACCGCCCCTTATTTTTACCAAAACAACCTTGTCACCATCCATGATCTGGCCTTCAGACTCTTCCCTGAATTTTTTTCACGACAATTCGCGGCTCTTTATAATCTTCTTTTACCGCGTCTGGCCCGGCGCGCCCGACAGGTCATCACCGTCAGCCGCCATTCTAAACAGGATATCCACTCCTATTTCAAGATTCCTCCGGACAAGATTACCGTCGTTTACAATGCCGTGGACCCAGGGCAGAAAGCTCGGGACAATGACTCAAGTCCCTATCCATGGCCTTACATCCTCGCGGCGGGAGCCAAGGATCCGCGCAAAAACATGGCCCGCCTAATCGCCGCTTTTCTTGAATTGTCGGATTCGGATTTACGCCTTGTCATCGTCGGCAACGGCGATCACCGGGTTTTCAGCGGAAGCCCCCCCCATGCCGAAAACAAACTTACCGACCGGAATCAGGATAAGGTTATCTTCACCGGCTACATTGAAGATCGGCAGTTGACCTCTCTTTACAGTCATGCCGTATGTTTCTGCTATCCTTCGCTTTACGAGGGCTTCGGTCTTCCCCCCTTGGAAGCGCAGGCCCAGGGCTGCCCGGTCATCGTTTCCAATCGCGCTTCCCTGCCTGAGGTTTTCGGCGACAGCGCGCTGTACTGCGACCCGGAAAAGATCTCCGACATCAACGAGAAGCTACGGATTATAATTATGGATGAAGAATTAAGAAGCCGGCTCAAACAAAAAGGGCTGGGAAATTGCGGCCGCTTCAGCTGGAGAGAAAGCGCGGAGAGGATCCTGGCGATTGAATAA